The DNA region CTTTCGCGGCGGCTTCTGGTAGATCGGTCCCTGAAACTCTTCGATGACGGACTCGGCGTCGTGGGGGACTGGGGCGTGACACTCGAGGACGGCCACGTACTCCTTGTGACCCTCGAGGAACACCGGCGCCAGCCGGGTCGCGTGGCCGAGCATGATCGGCAGACAGCCCGTGACCTTCGGATCGAGCGTCCCCGCGTGGGAAGCCCGATCGATCGGTTCCAACCCGGCCGCTTCGAGGGTCTCGGCGACGGCGTCGCGCAGCCAGCCGCTTACCTGGTGAGAGGACGGCCCCGGCGGCTTGTCGAGATTGACGACGCCGAACTGAAGGAGCGCCGCGGGCGACCGTTCCTCGGGGGGACCGCGACGGATCATTAGAATTCGTAGTCGACGTCGACGGGCGTTTTCCCCTCGTCGGCGGCCGGATCGTACGCCTCGACGGCCGTCACGAGCGTGTCGGCGACGGCCTCGGGGCTCCAGCGGGACGTGTTCATCGAGAGGTCGTAGATGCTCAGGTCGCTGAACTCGATTCCGTAGTACTCGCGATATCGTCCGACCTCGCTGGCTTCCCGTGCGCGCGTCTCCTCCGTCGCCCGTTCCGGGGATTTGTCCTCGCGGTCGGCGATCCGCTCTCCCCTGACCGACAGCGGCGCGTCGAGCCAGAACTTGAGGTCGGCCTGCTCGGCCGCCAGCCAGCCGGCCAGTCGGGACTCGAGGACGACGTCGTCGCGTTCGACGGCAATCTCGCGCAGTCGTCGGTCGAGGTCGCGATCGATTTCGTCGTTCTCCTCGGCGAGTTTGTTGAACTCGAGGGGGGTGTAGCCGCGTTCGTCGGCCAGTTGGCGGAAGATGTCGCCGCCGCTGACGTGGTCGAGACCGAACTCCTCGGCCAGCAACGCCGCGTTCGTCGTCTTTCCTCCGCCCGGCGGTCCGGAGACGGTCAGTAACATACTCGATGTGCGCGGGGCCACCTCAAAGGGGTTTTGAATCGCTCGAGGTAGGTCGAGGCAAACCGGGAGCCTGTGACCGGCGTCGAACCGTGAAAACTGACTCGTTCAACTCGTGTCGGGAGACATGTCGATGTTGAGCGCCTTGCGCAACAGCTGGACGAACCCCATCGAGCACAGGAAGTACCAGACGATCCACGCGCGCATGGGGCCGAGGACGCCCTCCTGCCACTCGACCTCGCCGACCATCGGCATGACGACCGTCTGTTCGATGGTCTGGGGGCCGGTGCCGTGGATCCGGTAGTACATCCACAGGAACAGCGGAATCGTAAAGAGCATGATCCAGACCATCGGCCGGAACTGCTCTTTGAACATCCCGAGGTTGTCGGCCATCGCCTCCATCTGCTCTTCTTGTACCTGCTGGAGTTCGTTGTCGAGTTTCTCGATTTCGGCTTCGCTCGCGCCTCGCTCCTCGGCTTCTTTCTTGCGGTCCTGTACGTCAGAGCGCTTGTCCTGCATGGCTTTCATGCGCTCCTGGTACTTCCCCATCCGCTCCATGTTCATCAGGTTCGCCTGCAGGAGCGTCGAGTACAGGCCCGTCATGATTGCGATGGCGAGGATCACGGTGTAGAAGGGCATCGTCGTCGCCAGCGGTCCGAGGGCAATGTCGAGCACCTCGCCGACGGCATCCCTGACG from Natronosalvus rutilus includes:
- the cmk gene encoding (d)CMP kinase — protein: MLLTVSGPPGGGKTTNAALLAEEFGLDHVSGGDIFRQLADERGYTPLEFNKLAEENDEIDRDLDRRLREIAVERDDVVLESRLAGWLAAEQADLKFWLDAPLSVRGERIADREDKSPERATEETRAREASEVGRYREYYGIEFSDLSIYDLSMNTSRWSPEAVADTLVTAVEAYDPAADEGKTPVDVDYEF
- a CDS encoding DUF106 domain-containing protein, whose translation is MTRTAEKIGALVREDSSFEEALEAIRRKADENGGEVEWADVRDDLSSGQWGRLIEKGILVDGQDGFEIADRSAFDDALDGDGEDGGLSDDLPEIDAEESKWSQWDKIAGVTALLFMFGYWITSVRDAVGEVLDIALGPLATTMPFYTVILAIAIMTGLYSTLLQANLMNMERMGKYQERMKAMQDKRSDVQDRKKEAEERGASEAEIEKLDNELQQVQEEQMEAMADNLGMFKEQFRPMVWIMLFTIPLFLWMYYRIHGTGPQTIEQTVVMPMVGEVEWQEGVLGPMRAWIVWYFLCSMGFVQLLRKALNIDMSPDTS